A region of Zeugodacus cucurbitae isolate PBARC_wt_2022May chromosome 5, idZeuCucr1.2, whole genome shotgun sequence DNA encodes the following proteins:
- the Zfp26_0 gene encoding zinc finger protein 578 — translation MDTIPTCRACLITSLSYVDLETPFEQTEVETPLENHSNALITYMDCFRACTQLIPSENEGKMPQNLCEQCSFELGIAWNFIQKAIQSDKVLNDAIENSKVIEETDDSNDYDKKYHFEISTTVDGSVLLDGIAKKECNKENISETEHDSKDYATIQQLPNTDDISSKCNSHLNIKIEQIYSDRLDNRGNYADQNDLNLHMISNFDENTAKGEEKFIKESKRSKIGQVHFEPIDNSVNITEQNDINENINKGFNENTAKEEGRSDVIVKKSPVPNLIESEQYYFLELLDISGSDEGKINVNPIECVNDAEKCLTQDSSSSPIYCSICFESFENNSQLLLHTQTHAAVNDETSICKICGKNISKLETMCRHIQTAHSNIIKCSHCDFRCQELNMSDHVHRTHSGPKNFICNVCGKTFISLSILNSHLKYHQRKEANIKSDACEICSKRFSTKHYLRLHMEVHRNVRQLHQCNYCDKMYVSKIALDNHTRLHKGETIQCNECGKQFVRQYELNVHMRFHTRDYPFKCEICDKKFAIKGHLRTHMWRHQGLKLQCEECGKLFTSTKALQEHSFVHSEMPFPCSYCGRGYPSKQKFKVHLKTTHLIEFTEEEILKVTKSQTPKPLQRKKLTLVQADSVMKEVEVKDEETINDGDDILVELC, via the exons ATGGATACAATTCCCACTTGTCGAGCATGCTTAATAACTTCATTATCTTATGTGGATCTAGAGACTCCTTTCGAGCAAACAGAGGTCGAGACCCCGTTGGAAAATCATTCTAATGCACTTATAACATACATGGATTGTTTTCGAGCTTGTACTCAACTCATACCGAGCGAAAACGAAGGAAAAATGCCTCAAAACCTTTGCGAGCAATGTAGTTTTGAATTAGGGATTGCTTGGAACTTTATTCAGAAAGCTATACAATCAGACAAAGTATTAAACGATGCAATAGAGAATTCTAAGGTGATAGAAGAAACAGATGATTCAAATGATTACGATAAGAaatatcattttgaaatttcaacaaCAGTTGATGGAAGTGTTCTATTAGATGGGATCGCCAAAAAAGAG tgcaataaagaaaatatttccgaAACAGAACATGATTCGAAGGATTATGCAACAATTCAGCAGTTACCAAATACAG aTGATATCAGTTCGAAATGTAATTctcatttgaatataaaaattgaacaaatttattCTGATCGTCTTGATAACCGCGGAAATTATGCTGATcaaaatgatttaaatttacatatgatctcaaattttgacgaaaacacCGCAAAAGGAGAAGAAAAATTCATTAAAGAAAGTAAAAGAAGTAAAATTGGACAAGTTCATTTTGAACCTATTGATAACAGCGTAAATATTACTGAACAAAACGatataaatgaaaacataaataaaggtTTCAACGAAAACACTGCAAAAGAAGAAGGAAGGAGTGATGTAATAGTTAAAAAAAGTCCTGTACCTAATTTAATAGAATCTGAGCAATATTATTTTCTGGAATTATTGGACATATCTGGGAGTGATGAAGGCAAAATAAACGTGAATCCCATAGAATGTGTCAATGATGCCGAGAAATGCTTAACACaag ATTCGAGCAGTTCTCCTatctattgttctatttgcttTGAATCATTTGAAAATAACAGCCAGCTTTTACTACACACACAAACTCATGCAGCTGTTAATGACGAAACCAGTATTTGCAAAAtatgtggaaaaaatatatctaagttGGAAACCATGTGCAGACATATCCAAACTGCTCactcaaatattattaaatgcaGTCATTGTGATTTTCGATGTCAAGAGCTTAATATGTCAGACCATGTGCATCGAACTCATTCCGGACCCaagaattttatttgcaatgtctGCG GTAAAACATTCATTTCCTTAAGCATCTTGAACTCACATCTGAAGTATCATCAGCGCAAAGAAGCTAACATAAAATCAGATGCGTGCGAAATATGTAGCAAGCGTTTTTCTACGAAACATTATTTGCGCTTACACATGGAAGTGCACCGGAACGTACGTCAGCTTCATCAGTGTAATTATTGCGATAAAATGTATGTTAGCAAAATAGCTCTTGATAATCACACTCGCCTTCATAAAGGCGAAACAATACAGTGCAATGAATGTG GAAAGCAATTCGTCCGACAGTACGAGTTAAATGTGCACATGCGATTCCATACTCGTGACTACCCatttaaatgcgaaatttgTGACAAAAAATTTGCAATCAAAGGACATTTGCGCACGCATATGTGGAGGCACCAAGGACTGAAACTGCAATGCGAAGAATGTGGAAAGTTGTTCACTTCAACCAAGGCTTTACAAGAGCATTCCTTTGTTCATAGCGAAATGCCGTTTCCTTGTAGTTATTGCGGTCGAGGATATCCATCAAAACAAAA GTTTAAGGTTCATCTTAAAACAACGCATCTTATAGAGTTCACAGAGGAGGAGATTCTAAAGGTTACAAAATCTCAAA